The Malus domestica chromosome 10, GDT2T_hap1 genome contains a region encoding:
- the LOC103445103 gene encoding probable receptor-like protein kinase At4g39110 — protein sequence MALLLVLLFSLLASPTFVLSASSPPFTPQDNFLIDCGAATNKATLPDGRAFKTESESTQQLKADDDNKVSVDKADVPSPLYLTARIFKSDATYTFHMARPGWHWIRLHFYPLSNSVFDLQKATFNVMTQKYTLLHSFNVNENKNNTKNQIFMKEYLLNITEQQFSIKFSPMKNSAAFINAIEVVSAPDNLITDTANNLQPASQFQGLSKFGYETMYRLNMGGPLVTSTNDTLGRSWLPDDAYIKSKNMAKATSVGTSTIKYPDGLTPQIAPPTIYATAVQMADAVVSNQNFNITWNFQAENAFAYLIRLHFCDIVSKSLGNLYFNVYINGNMAISDLDLSHTVNGLAIPYYKDIVVNASLVSDGLSVQIGPSRMDNGAPNAILNGLEVMKLSNSVDSLDGEFGVDGKKVETGSGGPHRGAVAAVGFGLMFGAFVGLGAMVYKWRKRPQDWQKRNSFSSWLLPVHAADTSFMSSKTSNNMYNSTLGLGRYFTFQELQEATNNFDSSKIIGVGGFGNVYLCVIDDGTSVAVKRGNPQSEQGITEFQTEIQMLSKLRHRHLVSLIGYCDENSEMILVYEYMSNGPFRDHLYGKDLPPLSWKQRLEICIGAARGLHYLHTGTTQGIIHRDVKTTNILLDDQFTAKVADFGLSKDATMGQNYVSTAVKGSFGYLDPEYFRRQQLTDKSDVYSFGVVLLEALCARPAIDPALPREQVNLADWGMQWKRKGLLEKIIDPLLVGSINPESMKKFGEAAEKCLEEHGVDRPTMGDVLWNLEYALQLQEAFTQGKPEDESSSAVLPSTEVNAAATSPAAVAVLPPNTPTSASHPTTIPEGDEGSTNAHPIDDQSRTDILAQFSNLNGR from the coding sequence ATGGCTCTCCTCCTGGTCCTTCTTttctccctccttgcctccccCACCTTCGTCCTCTCAGCGTCCTCCCCACCGTTTACTCCCCAAGACAACTTCCTCATCGATTGTGGCGCCGCCACCAACAAGGCCACCCTCCCTGATGGGAGAGCCTTCAAAACTGAATCAGAATCCACGCAGCAGTTGAAGGCAGATGATGACAACAAGGTCTCTGTCGACAAGGCAGACGTGCCTTCCCCTCTTTATTTGACTGCTAGGATTTTCAAGAGCGATGCCACTTACACGTTCCACATGGCAAGGCCGGGATGGCATTGGATTCGCCTTCATTTCTACCCGCTAAGCAACTCGGTGTTCGATCTTCAAAAGGCTACATTCAATGTCATGACGCAGAAGTACACTTTGCTACACAGCTTCAATGTGAACGAAAACAAGAACAACACAAAGAACCAAATTTTTATGAAGGAGTACCTTTTGAACATAACCGAGCAGCAATTCTCCATCAAGTTCTCTCCCATGAAAAACTCTGCGGCGTTCATCAATGCCATTGAGGTGGTTTCAGCTCCTGATAATTTGATCACCGACACGGCTAACAACCTTCAGCCGGCAAGCCAATTTCAAGGGTTGTCTAAATTCGGGTATGAAACAATGTACAGGCTTAACATGGGAGGACCCCTTGTCACATCCACAAATGACACATTAGGACGCTCTTGGTTGCCCGATGACGCATACATCAAGTCCAAAAACATGGCCAAGGCTACGTCGGTTGGGACTAGTACGATCAAGTATCCCGATGGACTAACCCCCCAAATCGCACCACCAACTATTTATGCAACCGCTGTCCAAATGGCTGATGCTGTTGTGAGCAATCAAAATTTCAACATAACATGGAATTTCCAGGCGGAAAATGCATTTGCCTACTTAATTCGATTACATTTTTGTGACATTGTAAGCAAGTCACTTGGTAACCTCTACTTCAATGTGTACATTAACGGGAACATGGCGATAAGCGATTTGGATTTGTCACACACTGTTAATGGTTTGGCAATTCCATACTACAAGGACATTGTCGTAAATGCTTCATTGGTATCTGACGGGTTATCAGTCCAGATTGGTCCTTCAAGAATGGACAATGGCGCACCAAATGCCATTTTGAATGGTTTGGAGGTGATGAAACTAAGCAATTCCGTGGACAGTTTGGATGGCGAATTCGGGGTTGATGGAAAGAAAGTGGAAACAGGCAGCGGCGGGCCTCACAGAGGTGCGGTGGCTGCAGTCGGGTTTGGTTTAATGTTCGGGGCCTTCGTAGGGCTCGGAGCAATGGTTTACAAATGGCGGAAGAGACCTCAAGATTGGCAAAAGAGGAACAGTTTCTCTTCTTGGCTACTTCCTGTCCATGCCGCCGACACTAGCTTCATGTCGAGCAAGACCTCAAACAACATGTACAACTCCACATTAGGCCTTGGCCGCTACTTCACTTTTCAAGAGTTACAAGAAgccaccaacaactttgactcGAGTAAGATCATTGGTGTTGGTGGATTTGGCAATGTGTATCTTTGCGTGATTGATGATGGGACTAGCGTGGCTGTCAAGCGAGGCAACCCCCAATCCGAACAAGGCATTACAGAGTTTCAAACAGAGATCCAGATGTTGTCCAAGTTAAGGCACAGACATTTGGTGTCACTGATTGGCTACTGTGACGAAAACTCAGAGATGATCTTGGTTTATGAGTACATGTCTAATGGACCTTTCCGCGATCATCTATATGGCAAGGACTTGCCTCCGTTGTCATGGAAGCAAAGACTAGAAATCTGTATCGGGGCAGCTCGCGGGCTTCATTACCTTCACACTGGAACAACACAAGGCATCATTCATCGCGACGTTAAAACAACTAACATTTTGCTTGATGATCAATTCACTGCCAAGGTTGCTGATTTCGGTCTTTCCAAAGACGCGACGATGGGACAGAACTATGTAAGCACTGCCGTGAAAGGAAGCTTCGGGTACTTAGACCCTGAATATTTCAGAAGGCAGCAATTGACAGACAAGTCGGATGTGTACTCGTTTGGGGTTGTTCTACTTGAAGCACTGTGTGCAAGGCCTGCTATCGACCCGGCACTTCCGAGGGAGCAAGTGAACTTGGCTGACTGGGGAATGCAGTGGAAGAGGAAGGGACTTCTTGAAAAGATCATTGATCCTCTCCTCGTTGGATCCATTAACCCTGAatcaatgaagaagtttggcGAGGCTGCAGAGAAGTGTTTGGAAGAACATGGTGTGGATAGGCCCACAATGGGAGATGTGTTGTGGAACTTGGAGTATGCTCTGCAACTTCAAGAGGCATTCACTCAAGGAAAGCCTGAGGATGAAAGTAGCAGCGCTGTGCTGCCTTCCACTGAGGTCAATGCCGCTGCGACATCCCCTGCTGCTGTTGCGGTTCTTCCCCCTAATACCCCAACTTCGGCTAGCCACCCAACTACTATCCCTGAAGGCGACGAGGGTTCAACTAATGCTCACCCCATTGATGACCAATCGAGAACTGATATATTGGCTCAATTTTCCAATCTAAATGGTAGGTAA